A segment of the Polyodon spathula isolate WHYD16114869_AA chromosome 14, ASM1765450v1, whole genome shotgun sequence genome:
CACATCTCCTTGTagttttttaataatttcatttGCCTggagcacaaaaaaataaataaacattatttataataatatttatttcaacagtTTCAAGATCATTTCAATATAAACTGTTTCATTTAGGGGTTagttatgtgtgtgtttatatttgtaCTGTTGATCTGATGGACACCACCTGTGCCTACTACAAGTTCTGCCATCAATTCAACGCttatcttctttctattcctgaaggatattatcttcaggtattgctcatccttgttagacagctattTAGGTCTTCCAGTCcagggtttgtcaattacagatgatgtttctctgtatttgttgatgatgctttggataccacaccttgaaaatccaGTGATGCAAGCCATTTCACTCaaagtttttccttctttattctttattcttaagtcaaggttgaacagtagaaaacactagtggaggctttgagtaaattgttgatgctcataatacgTTAGAGTAGAAGATTCTAAAAGGATATTCTGAAACTCCTATTTGTTTCTATTAAATACAAACTATCGAAACTAAACAACAATGAATTCCCCCTGCTTTCTTTAAAGGACTTGTTACTAGTCAATGCGCTGGCAACATAAATTGTAGCAACGTGTTGCCTGTGACGTCACCGCGGGGGATTTGACCTGTTACACGATACAACGAATAGGCAACTCGCATTCGATACAAATTGCCTTTAATCCAAGCAATAGCCAATCATATTTAAGAACTACATCACGTAgttctggaattaacagtaaattaacagtttgaaatggcagccattaaacaaaaaagggccaTAAGTAgggacagagggagaataaagtcacggggataaaaaaataaaataaaataactgtctaatAAAGAATATTGCAtcgttggtgcgcacaggttcagcaaagaagcacgagacaagcaaatgaaatttcaatgtgttccttttatttgctctgcaacagtgactactaactaactgtagcatttataagcgctgaactaagcagtgAAAAAAGACGCTAACAGCggaaagggtaagagacggcAAGCGTAACACTGGGGGTgagaaatacacacgaggatcacacaaagagggtgtggggctgacaagagactGGTAGGCTAGGCTACATTAAATTAACTGCAACCGCACagcaattaaacaacaagtggaacaataatttcaattaaaaagaggaaattgTTCAGTGTGTTCAAAGGCTGCTTTCAGTTTACTGAATGAGCTTCAAAGCTACGATACAACCAGTTACACAGAGTTGAGAacaagtacaatatacagtaatacgatatattttatttatttattggcagacatcatttatctgtgtgtgtgtgtgtgtatatatatatatatatatatatatatatatatatatatatatatatatatatatatatatatatatatatatataaataaaatgccattCTCATGTATACACATTACACAGGGATGTACAGAacgtgattgttttttttttcttttcttttgtcagTCGGTTTAGCAGAGTTACAGCAGCTACATTTTTATTCCCCTATAGTAAACGACAGTTGGACCAAAGAttttaagtagttttaaaaaagtgttaaaagTAACCCTTCCAGCATTGGTTGTTATCAAAATACTACCAAATTAAAGATGTGTTGACCAACCTTCAAAAAACGCTACAAGAAGTAGTTATTTGTCCTGAGTCCAGGTAATTGCGTATTTCCTGTCCATTTTAACTATTGTTTTCACTGTAGCAGACAGAATCACGTGACACACAACAGTGCTCTGATTGGATATTGCCTGGAACCTGCTGCCTGTAGTAGGATTGCTGTCCACTTAAGCAATCGCGTTGCCAGGCAGTTGCCAGAACGTTGACAATACGTTGTCAGGGCTGTTACACTGGGCAATCCTCACAGGATTTGGTCCCAGGCGATAAAATTTGCTAGTAAATTAACACATGTAACAAGAGCTTAACACACCTTAATCAACTCCTCCGACAAAGACTGAACTGTTGCCTCTAGTTTTCCAATATGAAGTTGTcttttctctgcattttcttcGATGGTcatctgaaaatacaaaattatattatatatatttacaaaccaCTGCAACTTTTATTCCAAAACCGTAAAGATAATGAATGATATTACGTCCAACATTACCAATGGCTACTTTAAATATTAGCCAAAAAACTggtgttttaatatttgtaaaaaagaaatacttaaatacaaggTGGCTACATCCACATAATGGGTTCAAGTCAGCCTCATAATCCATGTTATAcacatgcattatatatacaTTGGAATACATGGTTTTGCATAATCTGCCCCATATTTTACACAGCTATGCATGTGAGGATTAACATACTGTATCACCCATCACATAATCTTGGGTTGATATGTATGGCTAAATCACTGCTATTCATGTACTACTCTCACATAGCCCACATCTGTTCCCTATTTGTTCCCTCAGTTATCATCTTGCAAAGATGCTCAGCTACCTTTTGTTCCTGAGTGGCATCCAATACTTCTTTTGATCTGATCAGCAGCTGATCTTTGTCTTTGATCTCTTGCTCTAGTACAGCCACTCGAGTTTGCAGCTGATTGATGTGCTTTTCCTTTTCATGGCACTCCAAATCCAGGGTGGAGTTTTCCCGGCGCAGTGACAGGACCTCTTGCTTTGCTCTGTGCGACTCCTAACAATAAGCAGTAATAAAACCTGGTAAACTATTGAAAAGGCAACAGAATATGATGACTGAAGAAGACAGAGTACTAAACGTTAAAATGAAAGATTCGGGCACTGGCTAACATTCAGAGATGAATACAATCATTGTAACAGCACAACACTCAcaagaatataaaatataatgaacTGCTCCTTCCAGCAACCAAGTTGTTTCATAGTTACAGGTGTTTTATTCATGTCTGCCTTTGCATTCAAAATACAGCCCTTGGTGTTTAAACTCCTGCCTACCAGCATGACCTTTCTGTGATTTATGCAGTAAAATTAGACCAAAGTTTGAGGACCCCATTAGTTCTGAGGTACTGCATCTTACTTCTAGGTAAAACAGATAATATTGGGTTACTCTTCTCTACTGAAATTATTCattaatagtatatattataaaagaaacaaaaaaccgTAAAAAGCAAACCtagaaatatgtatatatttgctttcacagaaaaaaaatacagctttgtgGCACAGTGGGTAACGCACAAGCATATCATATCTGAAGGCCAATTCTAACATTGAAGTCTAACTTGGCTCTcaatgaactgctccctcaccctgTGAGGGCAATGCCTCCAGGGTCTGCTTGCAGGACAATGTGGGGAACCTCACGCTGCAACTACGTGTACGTGTATCTTCACAAATAGAAAGCctccaacatttaacacacaaaaaaacatctgATTTAGCCATTTCATTCTTGTGTAAGTAATAATTTGCAAGTCCAGTTCTTTACTAACAAATAcacagttaaaatgaaaaaacattcgCATTATGTAAGATTTTGCAATCCTAACATGGCCAATGGAACATAACAATGCCCTTACATCTTCCAGGCCCACAAGTTTAGCCGTGTGGTCCCGGATGATTGATTCTGATTTGTATTTCCGTTCTGTCAGTTCTTTGTTGCATGCCTCCAGCTCGACTAGTCTGGTCTGTAGTTGCACTATGTTTTTCTGATGCAGACTTTCCAACTCTCGTCGCTGCTGCTCAGACTGCTGCTGATATTTTGTCTGGGCCTGTAAACAGaagacacattttattattgctcatatatgaaacaaacatttaaaggAAAAGTGATTTCTGTGATCCAGTagggcttttttgtttttaaaatacaattgtcaTAATAAATTAACTAAGTAATAGGTTTGACGAGTATtagatttaaatcattttaaaatcgGGTGCCATATTACATGGAAATCCTAATTTATTGTACcttgtatttattagtttaatattattaaataggAGTATATAAAAAGTTATATTGCTTTAGCATATCTTTATAGATTATAACAAGTAGTAGTAACTAGCTAGTTAACTGTAATACAAGTTAAAGTTggctttatacatatttttaagatTGTTACATTACTTCTTTGGACAGAAAGGTGAATCGCACCCCTGAACAATATCTAGCAAATATACTTTGTATTGAAAGGAAAATATATAGAATTGAGTTCGGCCCTCAAAAGAAAAGCAACATAAACAGTTTACAAGAAAGACAACACCATTACTGCTAGCCATGTAAGAAAGTAAAAGCCTGGAGCAggcaaaacatattaataaaatcacaaaCTACTTTTCATGGTAATTTACAAACTTTGATCGGCAGACACTCCTGCTATCTCTGCAATGCTCCCTACTAGTTTACATCTTAACTATGCGCTTGCATAGTGACAACACAGGTCAAGGGTTAATTTCAACTGTACCTCAAGTGCCCTTTCCCTCTCTGAAGTTAGCTCCTGAGAATGCTTGTTTGACAGGGCAGTAGTTTGGGACATCCATTCAGATCTCAATCTGTCAAGTTCTCGGCTCTTTTCTGACAGAGTCTATTCATTgatttgcaaaaaaacacacatttatctAATTAAATAGGCATCATCAAAGTATACTATAAAAACACTCATCTCATCTCttattagaaagaaaacaacacatggCGTTTAATTCTGGCCACATGGAAGATTACAATGGCCCCCCAAAAACTCACAACTTCATTGTTCGGTTTAGGCAACATAAATGCTACAGGTTTATGTTTAATTTGAGCCTCAACGAACTCAAAGTGTTTCATCATCAagattaaaaacagcagcactgaGAGATAAAATACAAAGTAAGTGGCATCCTTCAAATGGATTTGGGATGTGTTTTGTTCAGCAGCATAGCATGTTTGCTTTAATAGTAGCTATTTTTGCATTATTGCAAAATACTATAGTTATATAGATAATATACAGTAGATTCAATATTCAACCTTTACAGAGAAACCTTTACCTGTTGTGTGTAGCTTAACTGCCTGCAGAGATCTTCCTCTGTTTTCTGAAGCTTCTGTTCCAACAACAATCTTTCATCCTATTGCCATAAACAAAAGTTATACTTAATGATCTTTCTTTAATGCAAGGCAGTGCCACTTAAAGACGCTCCAAAAATACATTACAGGAAAACGGCAATGAAAATATACTTACCTTTACACACGCTAAACAGATTGCCAAATACTTCTTTATTTCCACATCTGTGCCGTGCAGAAGTTTGAGTGAAAGGTGTGTAAGGTGTTTGAAGGCATTCGTCTCTACTATGTTTAAATGGGCAGGAGTGTGGTCTAATACTGGTGTTGATGAAAGGAAAAGCAGTAGAAATCTAATATACAAGACAAATGGAAATAACATaccatttatatttgtattacattttttaatagcaTATATGCAATCTTATAATACTAACATTCTCAAATATATTATGAAAAATAGAttagagaaatgtaatgttttgcaaAATTGTAGTCTAAACTTAAAAGAaataagtttaaacaaaaacttaATAAAGTGATAACAGTACAAGCAATATGAAATGTTGAAAGGCAAATTAATAATTCAAAGTACAGTttgtttctaaatacattttgtatgtaaAAGAGCAGTGCCCCCACAAGGTCACACCTTATACTATCAGCTTTACAGCATTTCCCTTAAAACattatcagtataacaaaaacagtttGGGGAAAGACAATTCGcttgtacattttctgttttgattcTTGTGCAGTAATACAGCCTATTATTCATAATCTCCTGTTGTTGTAGGTTGTATGCATATTTAGCATAAAGTGTGATGAGTCATCTAACTctacaaccaacaaaaaacaaggtCTGTTTGCTGATAATGTTGAGAAAACAGAACTATGCAAGAATGTAGTCGACATGAATGacattttagtgtaaaatgttACCTGCAGTTTTAAATATTGATGATTAGGAAATgtgtagttttcattttttgtaattgcatgtAAGCAAAGTAAAAAGTAATGTAAATAGTCAGAAAACAAGAAAAGTGGTCTGTCAGCTCTCAAAACTGGATTCAGTCACTCACCTTGGGTTTTCTTTGTCTTGCTCTTGGATACATTGGTGCAAAAGGTCTATGAATTTTTGTGGAAATGCTGAAAAGTCTACAAGGAGACCCTGTTGGACCTTTAAgctataaaaatagaaaaaaaaaacactaaatgacAAATACTAATTATGACGAacttaaaacaaatcatttttaacaacaaataattaaatttgcTTTATATAGTTTTGGAACATCACATCGTAGTTATACAGTTCACTCTTACACAATTTATCGCATTCCATATCACATAAAAGTAACAGATTGAATGCAATACTACCTGGTCATACCACATAATGTCCCCTTCTTTACTGTGGTGCTATACTGCACTGTGCATATATTGTATAGAGGACACATGTAAGACCATtgcaaaactgtacaaaaatgctttaaaatacgGTTTGTATTTGGCActatagattacatttttaaaacagaactgtgcAATTTTATAGtaaattgtttaaatgtaaaacattactTGCAGGCTGTCTCTTGACACTTTTATAAGAGATTCGAAAGAAACTGCAATACTTTCAGTCAAAGAGTAACACACCTTTGGAAATCATCTTCTGATATAACAAGGTTGTAAAGAAAATACGGATCTATGTCATCTGTTATCCGTACTACcaaatcctgtaaaaaaaaaaaaaagttgaatgttaTCCATATTCGCCTTGCATAGATCTcaaccaaaatatattttaattcaaactgaatgcaaattaaaaagaatTTAGTACTGTGAAATTACATTTTGTGTTGctcatattatatttttgtactaAATGCACAAGAAGTcaaaagaatatatattatatatatatatatatatatataatttaattttgacTTATAGCCGTATTatagtacaaatatatatatatatatatatatatatatatatatatatatatatatatatatatatatataaatagtatatatTTAATAGCCAATTGAATGTTTACTCTGTTTTTatccaaatttgaaataaaacaattatttgtaggcttagctcaccgctaccacccctgcgctgattcGGGAGCTGCGAGACGAAACACACGTTGTCTTCTGTGCAAGCAGGAGACTTCGACACGGCAGTAAGTTCTTTTTCGACTCTGTGAGACATCCGGGTCGTACTCCGGGCCAGTCTCGATGTCGCAGACTCTGCTGTTGTGTCGAGACACGTCGAATGTTCGTTCGGGCATCCGCGGGCGGGTAGGGGCCCCAACGACTAGGGGTTGCTGAATGCATGGCCGAGGGGTAGGTCCATCCAGGCAATGTTCAGCCAATTGTGCAACACGTTGTGGGGGACCCTTGAGGGCAGGGTACCAGTGGTCACCTTATCGGACCTGAACTTTGGCGACTGGAGGCGTTAGGGCGCATAACTGACGCACGTGAGGTGGAGCACACTtgaccggatgcgccactcgggagccccaagaagtcaatattattattatttttttttttttaaatctgaaagctTTCTGCTCTTTAGACTTCAGGACATCTGTTACTAAAAAGTATGCAGGCCCAACAATTGACATTCGGGATGCTTATTAATACAAACTGTCTTAATCAAAACTATTTTAGGCTTTTTTGGAATGTCTTGTGTACACCACTGCTATAAATTCAATGCCATGCATTAAACTCACTTTTTTGTGGACTGGATTTGATGTTGACTGAAGTTCAATGCTGACTCGAATATTGGCCCTCctgcagaaaaaataataaaaaaacaacaaggtcATTCCGTGTGAACACAACCAGTCACGTCACCAGGCGTCTCAGATGTACGTGAAGCTTGGTACAtaggatttttatttaaaaaatgtctcgTTCCCTTAATTGGAACAGACTACGTCCTGACCATGCAATTCGTCCTGGCACCTCTAtcatggatatttaaaaaaataattggctttTTACAGCACTGTGTCGATTTTTCACAACCTCTGGATGGCGAAAATGACAACCCCCAGGCCCCGTTATGACCTGCCATATCTGGGAAACTATTTTGAGTTAAGAGttatacaacccccccccccccccccataatttAGCATTATCTAACTATGTTATGAAAATTTGAGCTGTATGGTGACATTTCTGCAAAATTTGGTTGATTTGACAAAGAATAACCCAATAACAAACAAATGACATATTTACAACTGATTTTTCATGTATATGATATAGAGAtatattgtagtttaaaaaagtgtgtcttGTACCCAGTTTATTAGACTATCCGGTCATAATGCAAAGAAAGCAATATCCTTACCCTTCTATGCAGTGTATAACTTCAGTGTCAATAGATGTATGCTACATAAACACCTTCCCATTAAAACCTATACCACCTAGGTCTTATTAAAGAAATCAACTAACATCAATTGAAAATTCACACACAAGTTCAGCGTCACTTAGGTGCAAAAACTAGGCtacatacattttacagtatGCATCTCTTTTGCTGATAAAAAGTCTTATAAGTGTCATCTGGTTGTTGAAACATAATTGTAGACACTAAAACTCCGGGTATGGTGAATGATTGCAACTGACAGTGGTATACACTGAACTATACTGATCTGTGCATTCCAGTGATAATATCTACAGTCTGCAGAAGCACACGGTCTCCATATTTCACTTCAACAACCAATTCAACTTGTAATACTAGACAGGTCATGACACTTACGAATAATACACGTAAAGACATAGTCTGTGTGTCTAAATGTAGATTtagtgcaagtgtgtgtgtgacgTTTTTAACAGAGATATTAAGTTGTCTTGTCAACTTTCATTACACGTTCTCGAATTAAACGTTTTCAAAATATATCTATGACGAACTACTAGTACATGTAGACCAGGCCCCCGAACAAGCACTGCTCAGAACGACAATGCCGATTACAGTCAGAGCTTTATCTTACCTGTCTTCACAGTCTTTACACCTGACCTGGGCCTGCAGTATCTGGGTGAAAAGGGTTTCTGTCATGGTAAGCTCATATTCTTGATATCAGGAGTGAAATATTGGTTATTTTATGGTATCCCGTTTACTTTAGTTTTGAAATTTTGTTTCTGGTTTTCTGTTTTGAGTTTGGCGCTTCTCTCCCGCGGCGGCCGTTACGGTAAAGGCGGAAACCGGAACCTGTAGTTCTTAAAAGAGAGGTCCTTAGACTTCCTGTGTTGCATAGTCACCTTGGCAACTTTACGTTTTTTATTTGTACTAAAGATTGAAACTGTATgcaactgcactgcactgcaggtATCCGCGCCAATGTCTCTCAGTGTACCAGTACAGTACTTTACAAAGCAAACGTATTTTTGCAGCCTTTTTGTGCGTGGTTTATGtcgtgtgtgttttattttctatttaaacttgcattttattaattgtgGAGCACCCCGTTAGTTCCCAGAAttgttatgcatttttatttttactatgcgGTTACCATGACACGATTATCAGATTTCAGTTGGATTATGTGAAGACTTGAAGTGACaccaaaagaaaatattaactaattatatgtatatatatatatatatatatatatatatatatatatatatatatatatatatatatatatatatatatatatatatacacacccccTTTAAACTTGTCCCCTTATTAAACATGCTTGCATTTAAAGTAGTAGTCACAGTAGAAGCTATGGATGTATATAACCAGTCTGACTGCAGTGCAATACTCTGCAACATCAAAAGTGGAGaagacattttcattaaaaacgtaAGTTTGACACGCCCCCAGCAATTCTGCTACCGTTTAGTAAAATCTTTAGCGGGCTATACCATGCTGATATtattatatggggggggggggagtgtatAGTTTACTATTTggcacttaaaaaacaaacacataatctGGTTTACGTTGTTTGGAAAATGGCAGAACCCAGTGTAGATGGGCTGAATGGAACTTTAATGAGGAGATGTGGATATTTTGTGGAGCGGAAGAAGCGTTACAGCAAAATGGTTGTTGCAGAAGGGAGAACGTTCTGCGGAGAACACTCAAAcaaaaatgcagtattttgaaagctAGCTACAATACGTGGCGAGTTGAAGTTTTGTGGGAAACATTGTCACAATGCCACCACTATCACCGTTCAGGATACATACAAATAAtgtactaatcttggactacctaaacTAAAGCAGTcccagattagtgctaatcgaggtttgtgaaaccagcactACGTTCTGCTTGTAATTTGTTGAAAAGGATAACCTTCATTTGTCACTTGTATAACTATCAAGTCTCCTAGGAGAAAAGTGATGGGGGATATGCATTAATTCTTCAACTTTATTTATATGATAAGCCAGCCAGCCTCATTGTCTcaattataactagggcttctgattttctgttttaaccaataaaacgaTAGGTTACAGATATAACCCCGGTCCCTTGAACAAGATGAACGCCAAAACAATACttctgggatatgcctgcttgtcaggtatttactgagcatttcatatcaaagctgcagataggccgctccgtggagtgacgtcttCTGTCCCGTCCCCAGAGATAATAGTCACTGCGCGGAGACGTCAAGGGAGGTAGGAgcatcatggtcctcctcagcaatgctgacatccGGTTCTGTAACATCCGGAGCGACCACCGGTTCAGGCGGGGTCAGTGCCGGGACCGGTGTTGTCGGCTGAGCTGGGGCCAGGGGTTATCAAAATTAAATATGAGCTTTAACCATTCGGTGTGCACTTTGCCATTTGATGTGCTTTTTATCCAATCGATGCATGCACTTGCAGAACTGTCAATCAGTCCCATCCGCCCCGCCCATGCCCTCCCCTTCCACATGAGGGAGATCGATGGTCTTCCTTGTTACCTGTTAACCTGTTCAACCAATGAGAGGCATCGATTTTCAAACTGAAATACGGTGGCAGTCTAGTGCCGTCTATGGAAATTAAAAGGGGTCgttgttttaccttttttgtaTGTAAGAAGCATATTAAATAACGTCATTAGGCCTTACgggtttattttacaatatttattttattttactttattaggTTCACATGTCTGAAGCTGCTAGGCCTGACGTAGACCCAGCTACAGAACTACGCTCGACAAAAAATTATTCTAGCAAGAAATATGCTAGAAActaatttggtatcccctgtgtttctcactgtaatCACCCAATATCAATCAAACCCTTTGTGTGTGATAATGGGGGACAGGTAGGTAGACACTGGAAGTTTGACATTTCTAGGAGCCCCACTGCTTGAAATGCATggggataccaaataatacagccatagactaagatattgtcagctgtctaatttggtatccTGTGTTTCACATTGTCAATACCAAtcttgtgtgtgtactgtatataaaataaatatataaacaaacacggTATCTGTAAACAACAGCGTTATATGTAATACATgcgttttaaataacatttacactTCTCTAAAATAGGCTACTTTGAAATCAGCACAATTGTTTATGAACAGGTAGGTCACATAGTTAATACattaagcatatattatttaaagattgttttatcTGCGCACGTCAAAGACGTTTTTAATGGAAACAAACTAGATAATAATACACATCACAAAAAAATCATGCCTGCCTGTCGAAAAAGTTAGTAAATGATTGCAAAAGGCGGTCTCCCTTACGGAAATATCCTATAGGAGTACTATTTTTAAAAGCCTATAGGAAaccctatagaaagtcctattgTTAATTGAGCACAAGTCCTATAGAATATCCTACTGGACTTGTGCCTATAGGAGATCCTATAGCACTGTCCTAAAGGGTCCTGAAGGATTCACCTTTAGGATGTACTATAGGTTAATCTATAGGACTGACTTCTACAATGTCCTACAGGATCCTTTACTGAATTGTCCTCTAGTGTCCTTAGGGATATTCCATATGACTAATAAGAGAACTGAGTGTTCAGCAAACTTACAAGAAGTGTAAGAAGTGTAGTTTAAAATAGTtg
Coding sequences within it:
- the LOC121326625 gene encoding spindle assembly abnormal protein 6 homolog isoform X2, translated to MTETLFTQILQAQVRCKDCEDRRANIRVSIELQSTSNPVHKKDLVVRITDDIDPYFLYNLVISEDDFQSLKVQQGLLVDFSAFPQKFIDLLHQCIQEQDKENPRFLLLFLSSTPVLDHTPAHLNIVETNAFKHLTHLSLKLLHGTDVEIKKYLAICLACVKDERLLLEQKLQKTEEDLCRQLSYTQQTLSEKSRELDRLRSEWMSQTTALSNKHSQELTSERERALEAQTKYQQQSEQQRRELESLHQKNIVQLQTRLVELEACNKELTERKYKSESIIRDHTAKLVGLEDESHRAKQEVLSLRRENSTLDLECHEKEKHINQLQTRVAVLEQEIKDKDQLLIRSKEVLDATQEQKMTIEENAEKRQLHIGKLEATVQSLSEELIKANEIIKKLQGDVKTLGGKLKLKNSVTIQQEKLLSEKEEKLKKEQKELHDVQQALRLKKEEASKLQEQLEATVQKLEESKQLLKTNENVITWLNKQLNENQVTRKQETLGMFDTPPGISSSGGFRTGTLDQNMVVQFNPLMSKPSVSPDDVKPRAPTAQNAHALSNKENGEPFGLESKYFQKREDSIPLRGIVQNKELQVGAAHPSSKPGPYSAGSAYFPGQ
- the LOC121326625 gene encoding spindle assembly abnormal protein 6 homolog isoform X1; amino-acid sequence: MTETLFTQILQAQVRCKDCEDRRANIRVSIELQSTSNPVHKKDLVVRITDDIDPYFLYNLVISEDDFQSLKVQQGLLVDFSAFPQKFIDLLHQCIQEQDKENPRFLLLFLSSTPVLDHTPAHLNIVETNAFKHLTHLSLKLLHGTDVEIKKYLAICLACVKDERLLLEQKLQKTEEDLCRQLSYTQQTLSEKSRELDRLRSEWMSQTTALSNKHSQELTSERERALEAQTKYQQQSEQQRRELESLHQKNIVQLQTRLVELEACNKELTERKYKSESIIRDHTAKLVGLEDESHRAKQEVLSLRRENSTLDLECHEKEKHINQLQTRVAVLEQEIKDKDQLLIRSKEVLDATQEQKMTIEENAEKRQLHIGKLEATVQSLSEELIKANEIIKKLQGDVKTLGGKLKLKNSVTIQQEKLLSEKEEKLKKEQKELHDVQQALRLKKEEASKLQEQLEATVQKLEESKQLLKTNENVITWLNKQLNENQVTRKQETLGMFDTPPGISSSGGFRTGTLDQNMVFENRPLHSASGTNYPVTSTLNSKHSFFPQSFAVSTGNRPSLALHNQGCGPKVQFNPLMSKPSVSPDDVKPRAPTAQNAHALSNKENGEPFGLESKYFQKREDSIPLRGIVQNKELQVGAAHPSSKPGPYSAGSAYFPGQ